The Stigmatella aurantiaca DW4/3-1 genome contains the following window.
CGCCGAACTTCAGCGCCTTCGCGGGCACGGGCCAGGTGAGCCCGGGCATCATCGCGACGCCTCCCCCCATGGGGACCGACGCGACGATTCCCACGCCGCCCTTGCTCGGCACGCCAGGGCCGCTCACCGCTGGGACGCCGCCGCCCCTGCTGGGCACGCCCGCGCCGCTCAATGCCGCGCCCGCGCCCGCCCTTCTGGGCACGCCCTCGCCGGCCAATGCGTTTCCCGTGGCGCCGGGCACGGGGGCACCGTCTCCGGGTCCGGTCGCTCCCGCGGGTGGCACCGGGGTTCCTCCCTCCATCTGAGGGGGGCCCTCGCCGGGGGCGAAAAATTGACCCTCGGCTACGGGCCTGTAGCGTTTCGTCCATGCCGACGTTCGCTGCCACCCTCTCCAGTCCGACCGCCGCGCGGGGAGATCCGCTGCGCGAGGCCGTGGAGAGCCTTTCCCAGGCGCTTCCCGCGCGTGCGGACGCGGCGGTGCTCGTGGAGCTTCTGGAGGATGATCTCCGGGAGGGGCTCGATGCGTTGGGAGAGGTGGAGGCCCACTTCTCCGAGGTCATCGATGCCCTGAGCGCGGAGACCCCCTCGGCCTTCGCACTGCTCTCGGTGGGAGATGAACAGCGCGTGCTTCAGCGGCTCGACACCCTGGTGGGGGTGGTGACGCAGGTGCGCCGCAGGCTCTCGAAGGCGGCGGTGCTGCTCAAAGCGAGCCCAGGAACTTCACCAGCGCGTTTCGGTCGCTGACCGGCAGCTTCCGGAACTGTTCCCGGGAGCGCTCCGCTTCACCGCCGTGCCAGAGGATGGCTTCCTCCAGGGAGCGGGCGCGTCCATCGTGGAGATAGCCCGAGTAGGGCAGCACCGTCTGGGTGAGCCCGAGGCCCCACAGCGGCGCGGTGCGCCACTCCTGGCCATTCGCGATCCCGTCCGGACGGCCATCCGCGAGTCCCGGTCCCATGTCGTGCAGCAGCAGGTCCGTGTAGGGGTGGATGCGCTGGTGGCTGAGCTCCGGCAAGGCATGGGGGCCCGTCTGGAGCGTCTCGCGGTGGCACCGTTCGCAGCCCAAGGACTGGAATTGCTCCTCCCCCCGCAGGGTCTCCGCATCGTCGAGGAAGGCGCGTGCCGGCACACCGAGTGTCCGCGCATAGAAGACCGCCGCCTCCAGCGTCTGAAGCGGCAGCTCGTGGGTGCCGTCCGGCTCGGGAAAGAGCGTCGTCGTCAGCCCCATGTCGTTCAGGTAGGCCTCGGCCGACTGCTGGAGCAGGGTGGGGCTGTTGGCCTTCAACCCGAACCGCCCGGGGACCAGCGCCTGGGCCTGGACGTCCCAGACCTCGTTGAGGCGGCCCGAGATGCCGTCCTTGTTCTTGTCGTTCGGATCCGCCAGGGACTTGAGCGTGGAGACCTCCACGGCCTCGAGCAGCCCCAGACCAAACACGGGGGGCGGCAGGCGCAGCGAGGTGAGCATGTCCTTGGGCAGCGCGGAGCCATCGGTCGGGGTGATGCGGATGCGGGGCTCCCGGAGGCCGTAGCGGGTGCCATCGCCATAGGTGCCTTCGGACTCCACCCACTCGAGCAGGACGGAGGCTTCCGGCGTCAGGCCGTAGTTGGCCTGGTCCGCGATCTGGATCCCCAGGCCCGGAACGGGCACTGGACCGTTGGGATGGGTGGGAACGCCCTCGGGCATGCTGACGCGCACGAGCAACTGGGTGCGCTGGGGACTGGAGCCCATCACCGGCATGCCCCGGCCATTGCGCAGGTGGCAGGCGTTGCAGGAGTTGTTGTTGAAGAGGGGGCCCAATCCCGGATTCACCGGCGCGGGGCCAGGGACGAAGATCGCGGCGAAGGCCGCATCCCCGGCGCGGTGGTGCGCGAGCCCCTCGACGGTGAGGTTGGGCGCCGGCTGCGTGAACGCCAGCGACGTGCGGTTGTCGATGGTGGTGGCCCCCCCCGCGCGGGGCGGCTCCTGCTCTCCGCAGGCGGCGAGC
Protein-coding sequences here:
- a CDS encoding di-heme oxidoredictase family protein → MSRALLLSAVTVLLAACGEQEPPRAGGATTIDNRTSLAFTQPAPNLTVEGLAHHRAGDAAFAAIFVPGPAPVNPGLGPLFNNNSCNACHLRNGRGMPVMGSSPQRTQLLVRVSMPEGVPTHPNGPVPVPGLGIQIADQANYGLTPEASVLLEWVESEGTYGDGTRYGLREPRIRITPTDGSALPKDMLTSLRLPPPVFGLGLLEAVEVSTLKSLADPNDKNKDGISGRLNEVWDVQAQALVPGRFGLKANSPTLLQQSAEAYLNDMGLTTTLFPEPDGTHELPLQTLEAAVFYARTLGVPARAFLDDAETLRGEEQFQSLGCERCHRETLQTGPHALPELSHQRIHPYTDLLLHDMGPGLADGRPDGIANGQEWRTAPLWGLGLTQTVLPYSGYLHDGRARSLEEAILWHGGEAERSREQFRKLPVSDRNALVKFLGSL